The Horticoccus luteus DNA window ACAGCCGCGCCGGTCCGGCCCACGCGCGGTGAAACTCCGCGTCGTCGATGAAGCGCCCGCTGTCTCGCGCTGCTGGGTCTTCTTCCAGTTCCAACTCTCCCTTGAACGCCACGAGACCCACGGTCTGCCGCGCGTAGAACGTGAAGTCGTGAAAAAATTCGTGGTAATGCAGCACGCGATCCCCCGGTTTCGCCTCCGCCCGCACCTGCAACGCCAGTTCCTTCGTGCCCGGTCGCTGAATGTGCGGCGCCGCATAAGTCAGCACACCGAGGAAAAACACCATCGTCACCGCGATCGTGGCCACCGCCGAACGGCCGCCCCGCGTTTTCGCCCGCCACGGCGCGAGCACGCCCCCCAACATCAGCACCGCCGCCATCGTGATCGCGAACGGCCGCAGCACCTGCGCCTGCGCCGGATCGCGGATGATTCCCGGCTTGAGCACCACGACCACCAACGCCACCGCCAGCAGCCCCGCCACAAACGAAAACGTCCGCACACCGGCGCTCAACCGCCCCGCACCCGCCCGCCAGGCCGCCGTCACGCCTACGCCGGCCAACACCGCCAACGCCGGAAAAATCGGCAGGATGTACGGCACAAGCTTCGAATGTGATTTCGTGAAAAACAGAAAGATAAACGCCGCCCACGTCACAAGAAACCACGCGTCGACGTTGGCCTTGCGGGCCGCCCAACCGCCGCGCAACGCCTCCCGCGCCCCGCTCCACACAAAGCCCGTCCATGGAAACAGGCCGAAGAAAATGATCGGCACGAAATACCACACCGGCCCCGGCCGGCTCGCGACGGGCGACATGAACCGCTCCCAGTGTTCATAAACGAAATACCGCTGCGCCCACGTCGGGTTGTGCAGATGTGCCAGCACGTGCCACGGCACGGCGATCGCGAGAAACACCAGGGCGCCCGTCGGCAGGTGCAGCGGACGCAGCCGCTTCCATTGGTTGAACACCAGCAGCCACAAAAACATCACCGCGCCCGTGACGAGGAAGCCCATCAAGCCCTTCGTCAGCGTCGCCAAGGCCATGCTCGCATACACGCCATACATCAGCCAACGCCGCCGCCCGCCCGGCGGCGCCCGCATCGCCAGCACGAAGCAAAACAGCGCCGCGCTCATGAGCACCGACACCGCCATATCGAGCAGGATGATCCGCCCGAGCGCGAAGAAGAGCAGCGAAGTCCCCAGCGCCACGCCCGCCGCCACACCCGCCGCGCGGCCATACAACGCGCGCCCCGCCGCGTAGGTGAGCAACACGCCCGCGAGCGCAAATAGCGCCGGCACCGCGCGCACCGCCCACTCGTTCAACCCGAAAACTCGCTCGCTCGCCGCCGTCACCCAATACACCAGCGGCGGCTTTTCGAAATAGTTCACGCCGTCGAGCCGCGGCGTCACCCAGTCGCCGGTCGCCAGCATCTCCCGCGGAATCTCCGCGTAACGTCCCTCGTCCGGGTTCCCCAACGGATAACTGCCGAGCCGAAAGCCGAACAGCGCGGCAAACAGCAATGCGAGCAGCATGAGGTCGCGCGTCCACGACACACGATCCGGGGCAACGTCAGGCGAGGAAACCATGGCGATGGCAACGCACGTTATTTCCCGCCCGACGCAACGCCATTGTTTTCCGCATCGTGGGCCGCAGCGGAGAGTTTCTCAACGTCGCGGAAAGTATCCGCTTTCGTGAGTCTGGGCGCTGCGCGGCGGCCACGGCTCCGCGTCGGCCGCCCGTCAGTTGTTGCCCGGCGAATAGCCAAACGCCGGCACCGCACCGCCGACCGCCAGCTCCTCTTCCGCGTGCTCCTCTTCCGCCGGCAATTCCTCGAGCGGCGCAAAGCGCTCCGACGAAAAGCCGAGTTCCTGCTTGTTCGCCATGAAGGGATCGGCCGGGTTCGTCAGCTCCTGCAACAAGAGCC harbors:
- a CDS encoding phospholipid carrier-dependent glycosyltransferase, with amino-acid sequence MVSSPDVAPDRVSWTRDLMLLALLFAALFGFRLGSYPLGNPDEGRYAEIPREMLATGDWVTPRLDGVNYFEKPPLVYWVTAASERVFGLNEWAVRAVPALFALAGVLLTYAAGRALYGRAAGVAAGVALGTSLLFFALGRIILLDMAVSVLMSAALFCFVLAMRAPPGGRRRWLMYGVYASMALATLTKGLMGFLVTGAVMFLWLLVFNQWKRLRPLHLPTGALVFLAIAVPWHVLAHLHNPTWAQRYFVYEHWERFMSPVASRPGPVWYFVPIIFFGLFPWTGFVWSGAREALRGGWAARKANVDAWFLVTWAAFIFLFFTKSHSKLVPYILPIFPALAVLAGVGVTAAWRAGAGRLSAGVRTFSFVAGLLAVALVVVVLKPGIIRDPAQAQVLRPFAITMAAVLMLGGVLAPWRAKTRGGRSAVATIAVTMVFFLGVLTYAAPHIQRPGTKELALQVRAEAKPGDRVLHYHEFFHDFTFYARQTVGLVAFKGELELEEDPAARDSGRFIDDAEFHRAWAGPARLWVVARKKDLGPLLAEPAFRYHLLGETRDHYLFSNQP